The DNA region AAACCTTGTGAGCCATGCTTGATAGACGGAAGTTACTTTAAACAGCAATTTTTTCAGCCCTCAACGATGCCCTACTCAGCGCTGGCTGGGAAATCTTCAGGCGACGTGATAACTCAACCATGCTCATTCCCAGTTCACGATTGGCCCGGTAGCAAAGCAGACTTCAGGATTTGAGACAGCCTGGGGATCCTTGCCACGACCCAGGACGGATCCAATGAACATGATTAGGGATGACGGATGACGATGCAATGGATGGCACCGGCAGCATCCAATCTCGTTTCTTTTTGGCATGCGTCCACGGTGCTGAGAGAATCGACAGGAAGTAAAGCATGAAATCATAGGCGTCCCCGATCCGTGGTGGTAAAAGAGCCGCCTTTTCCATTGAAGAATTAAGGATGATAGAAGGAGAGTTCCCTAGGCGGGCAACTTCTTTGGTGCTTGAATGGGCATTTCAGCATAGGGATGAACTTATAGCTAACTGGGAGAGGGCGCAGCGGAACGAGCCTCTGGAAGAAATTGAACCTCTCGATTAGGAGGATAATCATGCGATGGGTGATCGAGGCGACATATGTTGGGGGGTATAAACTAAAGATCCGGTTTGATAACGGAGAGACCAAGGTGGTTGATTTGAAACCACATCTAGACGGCCCTATCTTTGAACCCTTGAAGCAGCTAGATTTCTTCAAGTCATTTCGCGTGGATAAGGATATAGATACTGTCGTGTGGCCAAACAACGCTGACTTTTCACCTGACTTTCTTTATGAGATAGGTCAAAAGGTCAGCGAACAAGACGCTTCAGCCGACGCGGTTTAACCGCGCGAGGTTAGGGGACGCCTATGATTTTATGCAAAACCTTGTGAGCCATGGTTGGTAGGCGGAGGTTACTTTGAACAGCAATTTTTTCACCCCTCAACGATGCCCTACTCAGGGCTGACTGGGAAATCTTCAGGCGACGTGACAACCCAACCATGCTCATTCCCAGTTCACGATTGGTCCAGAGGCAAAGCAGGCTTCATGATTTGAGACAGTCTGGGGATCCTTCCCACGATCCAGGACAGAGCCAATGAACATGATTAGAGATGACGGATGACGATGCAACGGATGGCACCGGCAGCATCCAATCTCGTTCTTTTTGGCATCCGTCCACACTACTGAGAGAATTGACAGGAAGTAAAACATGAAATCATAGGC from Deltaproteobacteria bacterium includes:
- a CDS encoding DUF2442 domain-containing protein, which codes for MRWVIEATYVGGYKLKIRFDNGETKVVDLKPHLDGPIFEPLKQLDFFKSFRVDKDIDTVVWPNNADFSPDFLYEIGQKVSEQDASADAV
- a CDS encoding DUF4160 domain-containing protein, with amino-acid sequence MIEGEFPRRATSLVLEWAFQHRDELIANWERAQRNEPLEEIEPLD